TAACTAGTGTTTTTTGTACCTTGCCGGCAGTAGGGGTTCTTATAGGTTATTCCGGAGCGAGGAAAGGCGAAACCCGGGGTGATGCAATTAGAACATCGGTATATTTTACAATCGGAACAATAATAGCGTTGATGATCATTGGTTTAGTTGCCGGATTTATTGGTCAGGTAGCTCAGAGTACGCTGGGGAGGTATTGGAAACTTTTCGCTGGCGTTATAGCCGTGTTATTTGGTTTGGCTACGTTAAACCTTTTCCCCATAAAAATACAGGGTATGAGTTTGAATAACGACATTACCGGTGGTAGGTTCGGTACGGCATTAACCGGTCTTGTTCTAGGTGGAATTATTGCTGCGTGTTCGCTTCCCTGTAATCCCGGGATATTTATAGTTATAAGTGCAGCTATCCTTCAGGGACAGGTGGTATGGTCAATACTTCTAATGTCAATGTTTGCAATTGGTTTTAGTATACCTATTGGCGCGATTATTATGGGCGTATCGCTTGGTAAAGTCAGTTTCGCAGCGAAAGGTATCGATAAAATACTTCGTTATACCGCAGGGATTATTCTTGTAGTAGCAGGTTTTTATTTTCTTGTAACATATTAATAAAACAGAAGGATGATAAAACAATGGAAGCAAAAAAAATTAAGGATTTTGTACGTAAGAATTACGCAAAAATAGCGGTGAATAACAGTTTTTGCGGTTGTAACACAACCTCCAAAAGTTCATGCTGCAGTGGTTCCTCAATCTCAACGGAGGATATCAGCAAGAGATTGGGGTATACAGATAAGGATCTGGGAAGTATACCTTCCGGCGCAAACCTCGGTCTTGGCTGCGGGAATCCGTTGGCGTTAGCGGCATTAAAACCAGGTGATGTGGTGTTAGACCTTGGTTCAGGCGCAGGGTTTGATTGTTTCCTCGCAGTGCAGCGGGTAGGGGAAACAGGGAAAGTTATTGGTGTGGATATGACTCCGGAGATGATAAAGAAAGCTGAAGGAAACGCTAAACGCGGAGGGGTTAAGAATGTTGAGTTTAAACTCGGTGAAATTGAAAAGTTGCCGGTTGAAGATAACAGTATTGATGTTATTATCTCAAACTGCGTGATAAACCTTTCCCCGGATAAACAACAGGTATTTAAAGAAGCATTCCGTGTATTAAAACCCGGGGGTTGTATTTGGGTTTCTGACATTGTGTTACTTGGTAAACTGCCGAAGGTTGTGAAAGAATCAATGGCCGCGTATGCCAGTTGTGTCTCAGGTGCGGTACTTAAAGATAAATACCTTGGTTTTATCACAAGCGCTGGGTTTGTTGATGTAAAAGTAGAGGAAGAAACAACAGCAGCTATTAAACATTTTGTGGGAAAAGATATTGAAGGAACAGTTGCAAGTATTAAGGTTTATGGCCTTAAACAAAGAAAATAGTTTATTGTTTTAAATTGATCAAAACTTGCCGAACTTGAGTACAAAGTGTGCGGATAGGCCGTCAAGCGCATTACCCTTCAACCCTTCGTAGTCTAAGTTAGGAATATACCGGTATCCTACTCCAAGATTGATACGGAAAAAATTTGTTATATTAACCTCGGCCTGTACACTGGGTTCTATAACGTTGAAAAAACCGTTGTCCGTGTCTTCTACAT
This Elusimicrobiota bacterium DNA region includes the following protein-coding sequences:
- a CDS encoding cytochrome c biogenesis protein CcdA; the protein is TSVFCTLPAVGVLIGYSGARKGETRGDAIRTSVYFTIGTIIALMIIGLVAGFIGQVAQSTLGRYWKLFAGVIAVLFGLATLNLFPIKIQGMSLNNDITGGRFGTALTGLVLGGIIAACSLPCNPGIFIVISAAILQGQVVWSILLMSMFAIGFSIPIGAIIMGVSLGKVSFAAKGIDKILRYTAGIILVVAGFYFLVTY
- the arsM gene encoding arsenite methyltransferase, whose translation is MEAKKIKDFVRKNYAKIAVNNSFCGCNTTSKSSCCSGSSISTEDISKRLGYTDKDLGSIPSGANLGLGCGNPLALAALKPGDVVLDLGSGAGFDCFLAVQRVGETGKVIGVDMTPEMIKKAEGNAKRGGVKNVEFKLGEIEKLPVEDNSIDVIISNCVINLSPDKQQVFKEAFRVLKPGGCIWVSDIVLLGKLPKVVKESMAAYASCVSGAVLKDKYLGFITSAGFVDVKVEEETTAAIKHFVGKDIEGTVASIKVYGLKQRK